A single genomic interval of Agelaius phoeniceus isolate bAgePho1 chromosome 31, bAgePho1.hap1, whole genome shotgun sequence harbors:
- the KRTAP13-1 gene encoding keratin-associated protein 13-1, producing the protein MSCYDLCAPTSCGPTPLANSCNEPCVRQCQDSTVVIQPSPVVVTLPGPILSSFPQNTTVGSSASAAVGSALSAGGVPINSGGSSLGFGGFGGFGYPGLGSGYSRPYRRYNASRSGFYGPC; encoded by the coding sequence ATGTCCTGCTACGACCTCTGTGCCCCCACCTCCTGCGGCCCCACCCCGCTGGCCAACAGCTGCAACGAGCCCTGTGTGCGGCAGTGCCAGGACTCCACCGTGGTCATCCAGCCCTCGCCCGTGGTGGTCACCCTGCCCGggcccatcctcagctccttcccccagaacaCCACCGTGGGATCCTCGGCGTCCGCGGCCGTCGGGAGCGCTCTGAGCGCCGGGGGCGTCCCCATCAACTCGGGGGGCAGCTCCTTGGgttttgggggctttgggggctttGGCTACCCCGGGCTGGGCAGTGGCTACAGCCGGCCCTACCGGCGCTACAACGCCTCCCGCAGCGGCTTCTACGGGCCCTGCTAA